The Pseudochaenichthys georgianus chromosome 20, fPseGeo1.2, whole genome shotgun sequence genomic interval gttttattcatgctttcacataattgtacagcatattgctatactatttcagactcagtatttacattcttacattcaaagaaaatcagtaatatctttaaaaactacagtccttttatatcagctgtgcaccgttatggtgtaaatataacctatctgtgaattagatcaaatgtaaaagtcagccgaattagtgttgatactgcaaggagacgtattgtgtgaagagaaattgaagatgttgtttaattgttgaatatatttatgatccacgtcaagtattcagtttcggcggcattttctcagtttttccaaaggtcttctcatcagggctctctaaataaagaactacggcagatctgtaatatacaatgcagccgaaccgtgtattacaatgccgttatgtgatgactttcaaagagaaaagcaagaacactcggaattaagtattattttattcttttaaaatgttttccggatttcatatcatataaacaccaaatcccagcatgcattgcggctaaaacatccaataagcgagcttaaaactTAAAAATAGCtaaggatcttgggtaatcgctcgaaatgcctacgtctgtttccggttatttttattttgaaattcagttcctgacggacgccaaaaaagcccgagattatggaattaaaccaataaataaaagcaaggataattgagtgttattggtgagtaaataacagtgtgttattttgaaaagaataacaaattagaaggaaagaaatatttaaaaaatacagatttcagtatcctgaggctctgagccccatttattttcctcacagacggcaacattatacgatttcaaataaaagcaataactgtggcttgatattgagtaagaacatgaaCCAcatagcttccggtcttcctcgacccgaccggagaaaaagacgtgctgcaggcagtagaaatacattgcttttaaaatcgtgctgtgcaacacgaaaaaaaggggcaaatcgtgttggtgaacacgaatcaatagattaaaaatcgtgttggtgaacacgaaattccgtgagactgggttgcatcaGTATACAATTTCAACTTTTTACCAGAACTACTAAAATAGAATTCCTTTTTGGGCTTTCACTTGCCACAATGCAACAATATGAAGAGACAATGATACAAAATCAAATAAGCCCAGTCACACAGGGACAAAGTGTAGGGTTTTagaaaactaaaataaatatttaagaTGCCCGTAGCCAACATTTTTGTTCTGATATTTAATAGGAAAAATGTTCTTTGAAATAATTATAATGTTTAAAATAGTTTGTGACACCCCAGTAGCTCATCTGGTAGAGCGGGTGTTAAGGCACAGCACTGCTTTAAGCTAAGTGCTAATGTGagcatgctaacatgttcaAATGACAACGCTAACCTCCTGATGATTGTTTAGCATGTATATTGGTAACATGTTAAGTTTGCAGTGTTTGAATGGTAACAGCTGCTTAACACAAAGTAGAGTTTTTCAATAACCTACATGTCAATACCTCTAGTTGTTGAGGCATTTCACAAATGTAAACCTGCTGGTATGCTAAAGGCAATATGAGGACATTCAGTAATTCTCTTTTAATGCTTTATTCCTGCAGAACTTTTATCTATGGAAGAAGGATAAGAAATCTCTCAAAGACATGAAAGACCAAGACAAGGAGTTACTAATCCAGGTAAACAGACTCATAAATAAGCACACAAACATAAGTGAAATATTGCATTTCGCTCCTCACATTGACCCCTTTCATCCCTTCTTCAACTCTGCAGGAAAACTTCTGCGGGACTTCCATCATTGTGCCTGATCTTGAGGGGGTGATGCACCTCAAAGACGACGGCAAGAAGTCCTGGAAACCAAAGCTCTTCCAACTGAGGGCCTCGGGAATTTATTATGTGCCCAAAGGGAAAACCAAGGTCAGGGGTCATAAGGGGACATTTTGTGTGGCAGACCAGAATCAAATCACACATCCAGCAGCTAATAATCTTGCATATATTCAAGACTCAAGCAACTAGTGAAAGAtgatatagaaatatttgtgtCAACTGAAACCTTATTAAATATATAAGGTTAGTTTATCTGGGCCTGTAAAGTCCTTGAGTAGTCTTTCTGCTTTATTAACCACATTCTTCGTTCATGCATTGTTGAATGTATAATTCTAGTAGATGATCAATTCAAAAGTCAAACAAATAAACGACAAATGAAGACAATGTCTAATATGAACCATTATCTCTTTTTCAGTCATCCCGTGACCTGGTCTGCTTTGTCCAGTTTGACAATGTAAATGTCTACTACGGTAAAGACTTTAAGGGCAAATACAAAGCCCCAACTGACTGCTGCTTTTTTCTGAAGGTAAGTTAACTTAACATTGCTCCATTATTTCTAATATCCAGCTGGTAGCAACAAATGGTATAACAAATctttatagaagtctatgagaaaaatgAACCTACTTCTCACTTTATTTATGGTCTCAATCTGCTACAAGTCTTCTTCAATGCAGCATGATGTTTATTTTGTGGTCACATTTAGAATAAAAGGTCTACGCTCACACCCTTTTCACAACATGCTGTAGCTTCCCCTACACCGAGAACACCAACGTTCTTTATGCCCTGTCAGTTTTGCTGTTGAAGTAGTAGGTGTTATGAGGCCTATATCACACTTTAGATAATGGAAATAATAATCCAGTCTTTAGAATCACGATCTGTACTGGGGAGTCAACTTGTATGGATGAATTGTATTGTCTGTTAGTATGATACTGACCTGAGCAAAAGGAATTTTCCTTTGTAGACTATAAGGGATATCTAAAGGCTAGTGTcggtatgtctgtctgtctgtctgtctgtatcaaTGCAGAATTGCTTAATGTACCACAGTTTCTGAGTATTTGGTCAGCTACAGCTGCTTACTTGGCTGAAAACGAGAAATGCAATAAATAGTTTCATTTGAAGAAGTGAAAggagacgcttttatccaacttAGCTGAAAGTGGCGAGAAAGAAAGATGACCGCTTAAGCAGTTCCTAATATTTCTCTAAATGTAGTTACTGTGAAAGccccatgcatttaattaaaaaactgTAATGGGAGGTACTCACGGTACTTATTCAAGACCAAGAAATGCTGACTAACATGAAAAAATCCAGAACAAGATGGTAGTGCGTTTTAAAGGGAAGTGAAAGTCTACTTTTATTATCTTCCTCCTATCTTCTCAGGGAAAAACTAGAATCAGCAGATACCATACACTAGTTGTTGAGGATCCGAGCAAAAAGAGCTTGGAGAGGCATGAAACTGAATTACCCATGAGCAAAAGTTTTCAAGGATTGAGCTGAAGGAGCAGCTGCAGAGGAAAACGACCTGTCGTAGTAACATTTTGGAGGGCAAGCCAGGTTTCATATGGTTGATTGTTGCTTAGGAATCATGAAGTAcaactttttaaagcttctttaGATGTGGTAgatggtaaaaaaatgatacagtaATAGCTGAAGCTGTTTTTCGCCTGCCAAAATGTTTAATTAAGGTGTGTATTGACAGATTGCCCGGCTGGCTGCTCAAAACTGCAGCAATTCAAGGAAGAGCAAAACAGTTTGTCTTCGTTATTTTGCTGTTTTAGGAGCGGCCTGAGGTGATCTCTAACACCATGCCCTAACACCATGCCCATTATGTATAGAACTGATATCAGGATATAACCTCTTTAGGGGAAAACAGTTGACTGAGATTAATGACACCCATACAGTGTGCACTCTACTGCAACTATCTGGTATGCACTTACTGGCATAAATCAaacaattacaattatttgtgcaTTAAATATCTCATACAACATAAATCAAACAGGATATACCTAATAGCACACATTTGGCTGCAGGATTATAATGTATTTTTCTAATCTGCTCATGTTCAACAATGCTAACTGGACTATTCCAGAacagcggttcccaacctttttcaactcagggcccacttaagaatcacattttttttcgcgcccacattcaaccataaacaatacagaggctaaataaagttctgattggtcaattcagaacattgGACATGTTGTAAATCCAGTAGAACAGACTGCTGTCAAGGGAAAagaagaaaggaaaagaggttaaaagaaaaacaaatcttaataatcaaaatgtttccacacaaatcataatttacatttacaccctttaatattttatttgggCTTTTAGATGAAGACACACAGTTAATAAATACAACTATTCTCCTGgcttaaatacatatttttaaaagtcaATCAAGTAGTAATCTTAATTTAAGGTGTTTGAAGAGCAgattaaaaatacaatttattttgaaaaaaattatTGCCAGAAAAAATCAAAGGGTGGCTCAACACGCCATGAAATTGGAAATAATTAGCTCTAACGAAGAGTGGGATTAAAGGAACAATATGCTTGCGATGTGTTTTTGGTGGTATTTGGTTGTCAACCTATTTTTGGttgtgaaatgttgaagtgatcCTACTGACTGTATCTTTATTTAttctatttttgttttgtttttgtctgaGATGGGAATGTCATCTCCTATATGTTATTGTTATGTTATTagcctgtacaaaaaaaataattacaaaaaatactaatacaaataacaattatttagcggCCCACTTGCAATGCCTTTGCGGACCACTAGGGTGCTGCGGCCcacaggttgggaaccgctgccATAGAACATGAACAAAAAAATATAGCATCCATTTAACTGGATTAGGCAATTTACACTCTGATACTAGACTCACTCTGCCCCCTTGTGGTACCTTTTTAAAAGCGAACTCCAAAGTTTTTACACAAAAATGTCGTGTAATATATGTTGGATTCGCTCAGGTGTGGCAGGAAACACTACCACTTTATCAGAACCTTCCAATAAATACAGAGGCAGCTTTGTACAAAATATAGGACAATCTTTATTTTAACAACACAGTTAATTggtaagaggagaggagagaacaAAAGGAAGCGAGTCCACGGGGCACCAGAAACAAGTGATGTCACTTGAGTCAGCattgtcatcatcatcatcatcattgttTAGGTTGAAAATGAAAAAATCTTGGGGTGTagatgaaaataaattacgCTGGTGACTCGAGTGTCCATTAGCCGCTTTTAGCACAACACACCTGATTCTGTTAGTGTTGTTCGTGCttgagttgcattgtgggtaatgttgTGTCCAGGTTTTGAAAAGGACTTGGGTTCATGGTATGAAaaacttctgcagcatttaaatacaaatgatatAGAAGTGCAATGCTGAATTATTAAATCAAAAACTTTAGTAAAGGTTTTTAGGCAGAGTCTAAGGCTTTTTTcctgtgtgtttttttgtagTAGTGGACAACAGCTTGAAATTAGGTCACAGACCATATGTCGTGTTTTGGTCAAATACTGCAAAATCAGCTTATTGCAAATTAAATGTGAGATAAAAGCAGGTTTATTTGGGTTCAGTGAAGTTGTGTGTAACATTATTTTACCTTCATTTCCCTCAAGAGTCAAATGATAAGCCATTGATTATGTCAGAAACACTCACTGCCTGAATTATAAAAATACTGGCTGAATCATGTAAgaaattatgctaatgtatttcatttatttaCATAGATAGatcatatgatttattattacattatgttgtgttttttgaCATTTAAAAGTCCTAAAGGGATTagatacaaataaatgtaaatgcAATGTCAAGTCATTGCAGTATTGTTATGGACAGATTAAGAGTTTTAAGCATAATATTTCCAGACAATATCGTGAATCTCGTATATTTAATGGTGACATGAAATTCTGTTATCGTCCCATGCCTATAAAAGATGGTAACAAATTATAAAATAACCTGTTTATCTTGTATTTGTCTCCACAGCACCCTCAGATCCAAAAAGAGTCTCAGTACATTAAGTACCTCTGCTGCGATGATGAAAATGCAATGAACCTTTGGGTAACCGGAATACGGATTGCAAAGGTACACTTTAACACCTTTCCATTTTATGATTGGAACATTTTATCTTCTCTATTGGACTAAAACTCATGCTCTGTGGTTTGTGTCTTGCCGTTCCAGTATGGTAAGTCGCTGTATGAAAACTATAAAACCGCAGAGAGGAAGGCAGCTGTCGGCTCTGCTTGGACAAACTGCAGCACTCCATCCAGCTCCAACCCATCAACACCCTCACCCACCATCAGAGGTAGCACCGCACACACTGTCCTACCGAGTGTTTCACTGATGGGAAACAACCCACGTGTAGTTATATTAGTTAGAAATGTTGCCTGTACACCATTTTTACTCATGGCGTTTCTCCTTCTCTGCCAGCTAAATCACCCAGCCAGGCCAACGGTCATGTTCCCACGCTCCCACCAGGACCTGTTACCAAGGTacagttttatttttgttatcaATTTATCCCTTGATAAATATTGATTAGCTTATAAAATGTTGGAAAATGGTGAGACAGTTTGAGCTCTGATAGGTTACATATGCTAGTCTTTGTTAAAAGGTCTTTGTTATAAACGATATAATTATATGTTTTTCTCCTTTAAATGTATGATATGGCACCATTTCTGTCTGGCAGGTGGTACtgcagactcagggacagtttcatcctacaggccataagactatttaACACCCGAGCTTGCACTATTTTTATtgtcttacatttttttatcttgACATTGTTGTGTTCTCTCTTCTCAGGACTTCGGAAATgtcccacccccacccccacccccacccccgcCTCCTATGGCCAATTTCCTTCCCCCACCACCTCCAGAACCAGTCCGACCTTCTCCACCTCCTTTGGCTCCCAAGAGTTCCTCAAAACCAGCCCTCCCCCAGCGGCACCTGCCCACCAACTTccccccacctccacctgcaatGAGAGGCCTTCCTCCTCCACCGTTGGGGCCACCCATGGATGATGCCTCGGAGGCCCCGCCCGACTTCCTCCCACCCCCTCCTCGATCCACTGGCTTTGGTTccctgcctcctcctcctcctcctccgatgAACTCCCTACCACCACCGCCTCCCCCAATGAGTATGGACCTGCCTCCTCCACCGCCAGATCCAGGGTGTTTACCTCCGCCTCCACCAATGTTCACTGGAGCTGGAGCAccccctccacctccccctccccctccaccTGCTGCCCCAAGAGCCCCGGTGCGCCCTTCCGGCTCAGTGAGGAAGGTACCGCCTGCTCCGCCAAAGAGGAATACTCCATCACTGcagggaggagcaggaggaggtggagaCTTCATGTCAGAACTGATGCTGGCCATGAACAAGAAGCGTTAAAAAAAACTGTGTACTTCTCCAACATGAAGCCAGGGGAGATCAATATGGACTTTACACCCATTCTAACAACTTATCCTAGACATAATCATGCATGAATTAAGTAAAAGTGTAAATATTCTTAAGAAGagattaaaaaatgttttatgtaaAACCTGTCAAAGTCATTTTTGCTGCAGGTAGACATGATGAAATCTGTTGTCAGAATTATTAAAGAATCATCTGTTAAAAACAAGTAATTTTTTTGTAACCCTTCTCAgtgatatctctggaaccccttATCCAATTTTGATGGTTGACATCTCATTTGAACAGTCAAATCAAGTAGAATCAAGGGATGACAAACAGAATGACACCATTACTGTATATTATAAAAATGCTTGCCATGTAGTAGTATGTACTACTACCATGTACCATGTAGTTCACTGGAGATGGAAATGATTTAGTTAGTGTTGTAGCTAAGATTCTTCCCGTTCCAATGATGTATGGGATGTATTGATTTGATACAAGCAAGCCAGTGTTTCATGTCATGGTCCAGACCCACCGGTGGGCCCATCAAGTTCAGCATTCACTGTGATGAATATAAAATAAGACACTGTTttcttcatccatccatcttctcccgcttatccgtggtcgggtcgcgggggtagcagttccagcagagagccccaaactttcttttccctggcgacatcaaccagctctgactgggggatcccaaggcgctcccaggccagcgaagagatataatccctccacctggtcctaagtctacccctcggtctcttcaatgaacatttattgaaagagaaatataccataacagaacgtgtgtgtgcgtgtgctcaCGTGTGTTCACGCACATGGTTGGCAATGCAAAATTGTGTAATGTCACCTCAggctcctctccctcaggggcctcgatctcaggggcctctccctagTCTGTTGTAGGCTCATAGTCTGGATCGCTGTTGTCTTCCATTTCTGAGACATCTTCCTCTatctcctcttcatctggttcaaaAATGTGTCCAGAGCCCCTCGTACAGAAAATAACTTAATCGGTCGCCTGCTCATTGTTTCAATTAGTCAAATGTGAGCAAGGCACAACTATAACTGCTTGAGAGACAGAAGGGAGGCACATTTAGCGCGAGAAAGTGAGAGTGTTGTGTTTCTCGAGGGACACAGAGCTCGCACCTGTGAGAAGgtagggttgggaaccgaaactcggtACCAGATGAGAcccgataagaaaatgccgggtaccgGGTACCCACACAAAATACccaatttcggttctgcttaacggttcctaaacgcggtagaccctgtattccaccgggtccgtctgcgccacggtgacccggtggaatacagggtaagggcggactggccatctgtgtgttctggagaatcacagaacggccggttgTCAGCGGGCCggctgacggccggcaccgcccttaatttttttaaacggcatcatgtaggctaagttgcgctgacaggcgacagaggtccacagttgcgccgctgcgaggctccccccgccctcccgtagacagtttgcgcgctcagtcacttcataacaccaaagatggatCGTGGTAAGCGCTCtaaagtgaggctccactacactaaaaaaagaaaaagacaaggcacagtgtaatgcctgttaatagcttACCACAGGCATAGCTCATTTAAAGTAAAGCACAGatattgtgcaatacatttgtattgcatgtatgttttttatttgtaaaaatgtcagttaaagcttaaaagaataaagatatttttgttatctaaacgtttgacctctttcttttacaattttggaatcgaaacggggaatcgataagaaccggaatcgagaaccggaatcgatacatttcaaacgatacccatgaTATGATACATTGTATCATACAGCGCGAGAAAGGGAGAGGTTCCCGTAACGCGCTTGCGCGTGTATAGATGTTTTCCATCTGCAGGATGAACATAATACACTCATACTCATTCATTTTCTATggcggtcaaatctgaccgaaaaCATCAAGGGTGTTTCACTGTTGAATAAATCACTCAAAATTCAATGCAAGTGTATATGTTCAGAGGCCTAGTGTGGAGGATAACATAAGGTATTGAGGCAATTGgatgaaaaacacaatatttatgatTAAAATAAAAGTCATTCGGTCACTTTTGAACCGAATAAGGTTGTTAAAGGTGATGTAATGGATATAATAATGTATCGGACTGCAATGAGACAGTTTTATGGAAGTGTACATATGTCACGTTTGAATGGAGGGCTGTAAATATTATAAAACACTTTTCCTTATCTCTGTAAAACATTAATAGtttaacccttatgttgtgttcgggtctcccgtgacccgtttcaagttaTAACTACGTTCTAGTTTTTATTAAtcggaacaaggcttcatgatatccacatacaaacaaacatacaaaacagattttgaccatttttgccaagtctgaaggtctcggaaaaaaaaaagtgtatcatTTGGTGTTCGGGTCTGGGATGACCcagcataattgtttttgggtgACTCAGTCAAATTTGGCCaaatcaagattcatctttgactttagacacccCAGCCGCACCCCCTTCATCAACTGTAACAATTTTTCACAACATGCACCTGCTCTCCACTCCCTCGGGGACTCgacctttctcaaagaatatgtaCACTAACACTTGAACACACATACACGTGTGCA includes:
- the apbb1ip gene encoding amyloid beta A4 precursor protein-binding family B member 1-interacting protein, translated to MDDIDAMFSDLLGEMDLLTQSLGQETVPPASLSSTNKETNYSMSYTDLNDSLYELEDTDLDALMADLVADLNATELKLAADMQGLKQPSPPPPDLPPPPQGLSPRPTSSPVSPASPAISTSSNVSTPTSSTTSPLPPPQTTKPTREEIEAQMKADKIKLALEKLKEAKVKKLVVKVLMNDGSAKTLMVDERQSVREVLDNLFEKTHCDCNVDWSLCETNPELQLERTFEDHENLVEPLLAWTRDSENKVLFQERGEKYEVFKNPQNFYLWKKDKKSLKDMKDQDKELLIQENFCGTSIIVPDLEGVMHLKDDGKKSWKPKLFQLRASGIYYVPKGKTKSSRDLVCFVQFDNVNVYYGKDFKGKYKAPTDCCFFLKHPQIQKESQYIKYLCCDDENAMNLWVTGIRIAKYGKSLYENYKTAERKAAVGSAWTNCSTPSSSNPSTPSPTIRAKSPSQANGHVPTLPPGPVTKDFGNVPPPPPPPPPPPMANFLPPPPPEPVRPSPPPLAPKSSSKPALPQRHLPTNFPPPPPAMRGLPPPPLGPPMDDASEAPPDFLPPPPRSTGFGSLPPPPPPPMNSLPPPPPPMSMDLPPPPPDPGCLPPPPPMFTGAGAPPPPPPPPPPAAPRAPVRPSGSVRKVPPAPPKRNTPSLQGGAGGGGDFMSELMLAMNKKR